A single region of the Eleginops maclovinus isolate JMC-PN-2008 ecotype Puerto Natales chromosome 4, JC_Emac_rtc_rv5, whole genome shotgun sequence genome encodes:
- the rnf4 gene encoding RING finger protein 4 isoform X2, which translates to MTHSVYIQRYSQGLMFGGENELPAGVEEVVDLTREGGEAVVDLTHNDSVLLVDEGPQNRSGPPGESYVVSSDEEAPPPTTAVMPCQQTISSSRSAPGMISCPVCLDLYSEIVDSGRLVVSTKCGHVFCSQCLRDALRSSHTCPNCRKKLTPRQYHPLYV; encoded by the exons ATGACTCACAGTGTGTATATACAGCGTTACTCTCAGGGTTTAATGTTTGGCGGCGAGAACGAACTACCAGCAG gtgtggaggaggtggtggatcTCACTCGTGAGGGCGGGGAGGCTGTGGTCGACCTGACACACAACGACTCTGTGCTG cTGGTGGACGAAG GTCCTCAGAACCGCAGTGGCCCCCCCGGTGAGAGTTATGTTGTCAGCAGTGATGAAGAGGCGCCCCCCCCCACCACTGCAGTAATGCCCTGTCAACAGACCATCAGCTCCTCCAG GTCGGCTCCGGGGATGATCAGCTGTCCTGTCTGTCTCGACTTGTACTCGGAG ATAGTCGACAGCGGCCGATTGGTTGTTTCTACGAAATGTGGTCACGTGTTCTGCAGCCAATGTCTGAGAGATGCTCTGAGATCATCTCACACCTGCCCCAACTGCAGGAAGAAACTGACCCCCCGCCAGTACCACCCCCTCTATGTGTGA
- the rnf4 gene encoding RING finger protein 4 isoform X1, which produces MSSPVRKRRCTGTGSAPVPRLSTKTVRRANARIPSNANTVANREASIAGDVSRSDGDAAPPTETIDVMEDGVEEVVDLTREGGEAVVDLTHNDSVLLVDEGPQNRSGPPGESYVVSSDEEAPPPTTAVMPCQQTISSSRSAPGMISCPVCLDLYSEIVDSGRLVVSTKCGHVFCSQCLRDALRSSHTCPNCRKKLTPRQYHPLYV; this is translated from the exons ATGAGCAGCCCTGTA aggaagaggaggtgcacaggaacaggaagtgctccggtTCCCAGACTCAGCACCAAGACCGTCAGACGAGCTAACGCTAGGATACCATCCAATGCTAACACTGTGGCTAACAGAGAAGCTAGCATAGCAGGTGACGTTAGCAGGTCTGATGGTGACGCTGCCCCCCCCACTGAGACCATCGACGTGATGGAGGACG gtgtggaggaggtggtggatcTCACTCGTGAGGGCGGGGAGGCTGTGGTCGACCTGACACACAACGACTCTGTGCTG cTGGTGGACGAAG GTCCTCAGAACCGCAGTGGCCCCCCCGGTGAGAGTTATGTTGTCAGCAGTGATGAAGAGGCGCCCCCCCCCACCACTGCAGTAATGCCCTGTCAACAGACCATCAGCTCCTCCAG GTCGGCTCCGGGGATGATCAGCTGTCCTGTCTGTCTCGACTTGTACTCGGAG ATAGTCGACAGCGGCCGATTGGTTGTTTCTACGAAATGTGGTCACGTGTTCTGCAGCCAATGTCTGAGAGATGCTCTGAGATCATCTCACACCTGCCCCAACTGCAGGAAGAAACTGACCCCCCGCCAGTACCACCCCCTCTATGTGTGA
- the selenot2 gene encoding selenoprotein T2 has translation MSEFSVSGLLSALVLFSLLTLRDVYLCRSGPQQDGSTDLYSDSEPDSEPRIPAEQPLYSGPSLRFQYCISUGYSKVFQDYSRAISQLYPDITILGENYPPPPFNRFVGTLVSYLKLVSLLLILSGQNPFLFLGLDTPRFWIWSQDNKVFSCLMAFFLCNMMETHFLSTGAFEVTLNDVPVWSKLQSGYVPNIQEIFQILDTHLKMNQEPLRVPSP, from the exons ATGTCTGAGTTCAGTGTGTCGGGCCTGCTCTCGGCTCTGGTCCTCTTTTCGCTCCTCACTCTGCGGGATGTTTATCTCTGCAGGTCGGGCCCTCAGCAGGACGGAAGCACCGATCTCTACTCAGACTCAGAGCCGGACTCAGAGCCCCGCATCCCCGCTGAGCAGCCGCTCTACTCCGGGCCAAGCCTCAGGTTCCAGTACTG tatcTCCTGAGGATACAGTAAAGTGTTCCAGGATTACTCCCGGGCCATCAGCCAGCTTTACCCTGACATCACAATCCTCGGAGAGAactaccccccaccccccttcaaCAG GTTTGTAGGTACCCTGGTCTCGTACCTGAAGCTGGTCTCCCTGCTGCTGATCCTCAGCGGTCAGAACCCATTTCTGTTCCTCGGCCTCGACACCCCCAGGTTCTGGATCTGGAGTCAGGATAACAAG gtgttcTCGTGCCTGATGGCGTTCTTCCTCTGCAACATGATGGagactcacttcctgtccacagGAGCCTTCGAGGTCACGCTGAATG acgtCCCTGTCTGGTCGAAGCTTCAGTCCGGTTACGTCCCAAACATCCAGGAGATTTTCCAGATCCTCGACACACACCTGAAGATGAACCAGGAACCACTGAGGGTCCCCTCCCCTTAG
- the LOC134863505 gene encoding cytochrome c oxidase assembly protein COX18, mitochondrial, producing MWTARGAMRSSVLRRVGSAASWRSPPSGRSGPEPPAARPPAVCCQMSPIRTRSRHGALSRVGTRSGLRTLSGLGALSGLRTRSGIGTLSGPGALSGLGTRTWGSVRTRDPVRSRDPGSTPDSLRALSRVGTRSGLGALSGLRTRSGLGTLSGLGALPRLGTRSGIGTLSGPGALSGLGTRSGLGTRAALQTLSGFRWISGGPDGAVGGLDGAVVDPGWYISLSDSAPVHLCEHFLLSVQQVGGLPWWLSIVLATLLVRNAVTLPLAAYQAVILARVEGLQEEISELAKRLRYEVSVRARERSWTEKQSRFQFKKNLHRIVSQLYVRDNCHPFKASLLIWVQLPLWISLSLSLRNITLDQSALHADLAAGGALWFPDLTVPDSTWILPLGLGLTNLIIVEVFSLQRVNQSHLQRIVTNSIRGFSVLMVPIAATVPSGLALYWLSSSLIGLSHNLLLRSRLLHKVLRLKTLRQSETPYRDLLTAFMSKYCR from the exons ATGTGGACTGCAAGAGGGGCTATGAGGTCCAGCGTCCTGCGGCGGGTTGGTTCTGCTGCATCCTGGAGGTCACCTCCATCGGGTCGCAGTGGACCTGAACCTCCGGCAGCcagaccccctgcagtttgctgTCAGATGTCACCCATCAGGACCCGGTCAAGACATGGGGCTCTGTCAAGAGTTGGCACCCGGTCAGGACTCAGGACTCTGTCAGGACTCGGGGCTCTGTCAGGACTCAGGACCCGGTCAGGAATCGGGACTCTGTCAGGACCTGGGGCTCTGTCAGGACTCGGGACCCGGACCTGGGGCTCTGTCAGGACTCGGGACCCGGTCAGGTCTCGGGACCCGGGCAGCACTCCAGACTCTCTCAGGGCTCTGTCAAGAGTTGGCACCCGGTCAGGACTCGGGGCTCTGTCAGGACTCAGGACCCGGTCGGGACTTGGGACTCTGTCAGGACTCGGGGCTCTGCCAAGACTTGGCACCCGGTCAGGAATCGGGACTCTGTCAGGACCTGGGGCTCTGTCAGGACTCGGGACCCGGTCAGGTCTCGGGACCCGGGCAGCGCTCCAGACTCTCTCAGGGTTCCGTTGGATCTCTGGGGGCCCTGATGGTGCAGTTGGGGGCCTTGATGGTGCTGTCGTGGACCCCGGCTGGTACATCTCCCTCTCAGACTCGGCTCCGGTCCACCTGTGCGAACACTTCCTGCTGAGCGTGCAGCAGGTGGGGGGGCTGCCGTGGTGGCTGAGCATTGTCTTGGCAACGCTGTTGGTCCGGAATGCCGTCACTCTGCCGCTCGCCGCCTACCAGGCTGTCATCTTAGCCCGG GTGGaggggctgcaggaggagatcTCGGAGCTGGCTAAGAGGCTTCGATACGAAGTGTCGGTccgagcgagagagagaagcTGGACTGAGAAACAGAGCCG ATTCCAGTTCAAGAAGAACCTGCATAGGATAGTTTCTCAGCTTTACGTCAGAGACAACTGTCACCCGTTCAAAGCAAGTCTGCTGATCTGGGTTCAGCTGCCCCTGTGGATAagcctctctctgtccctccggAACATCACCCTGGATCAGTCAG ctctgcatgctGACCTGGCAGCAGGGGGTGCTCTCTGGTTTCCTGATCTCACTGTACCAGACTCTACCTGGATCCTGCCGCTTGGCCTTGGACTCACCAACCTGATCATCGTAGAG GTGTTTTCTTTGCAGAGAGTGAACCAGTCTCATCTTCAGAGGATTGTAACGAACAGTATTCGAGGGTTCTCCGTGTTGATGGTTCCCATCGCCGCTACAGTTCCTTCT GGTCTGGCGCTGTACTGgctgtcctcctctctgattggtcTGTCCCACAACCTGCTCCTCAGGTCCCGCCTCCTACACAAAGTCCTCAGACTGAAGACTCTCCGTCAGTCTGAGACTCCATACAGAGACCTGCTGACCGCTTTCATGTCCAAATACTGCAGATAA
- the igfbp7 gene encoding insulin-like growth factor-binding protein 7 isoform X3 — protein sequence MSLKHFLFIITGGVGSKASPPLSENRTEGERQQHGLTFPSVCLNRRIIMRSVTVLLSLLVLVLVSVPVGGAPGCGPCDKAQCAALPEGGCGGGGVLLDACGCCSLCATVEGEPCGGRRATALRRCGAGLECVRGGADKKKASGVCVCKSDYQVCGSDGSTYSSGCSLKAASLAAQGQGKEPISLKNKGRCASAPVIVTPPGQVYNVSGSQVYLSCEAVGVPTPVLTWKKVVGVRKKMELLPGDRDNLAIQTRGGPEKHEVTGWVLISPLTKEEEGSYECHAANARGEASAVGAIHLVESIDDIVRTVFTLGTESRRIPEDLRLLDG from the exons ATGTCTCTGAAGCATTTCCTGTTTATAATCACAG GAGGAGTCGGCTCTAAAGCCTCCCCCCCGCTCTcagagaacagaacagaaggagagagacagcaaCACG ggTTAACCTTCCCCTCGGTGTGTCTGAACAGGAGAATCATCATGAGGTCTGTAACGGTCTTGCTGTCTCTATTGGTGCTGGTCCTGGTGTCGGTCCCGGTGGGGGGGGCGCCGGGTTGCGGCCCTTGTGATAAGGCCCAGTGTGCGGCCCTGCCAGAAGGGgggtgtggaggaggaggggtccTGCTGGACGCATGTGGCTGCTGCTCGCTTTGCGCCACTGTTGAGGGCGAACCATGCGGCGGCCGCCGTGCTACCGCGCTCCGCCGCTGCGGTGCCGGGCTGGAATGCGTGAGAGGCGGCGCAGACAAGAAGAAGGCGAGCGGGGTCTGCGTCTGCAAGAGCGACTACCAGGTGTGCGGCTCCGACGGGTCCACCTACAGCAGCGGCTGCAGCCTGAAGGCAGCCAGCCTGGCAGCCCAGGGCCAGGGCAAAGAACCCATCAGTCTGAAGAATAAGGGACGCTGCGcctcag ccccAGTGATCGTCACCCCCCCTGGTCAGGTGTACAATGTGAGCGGCTCTCAGGTGTATCTCAGCTGTGAGGCGGTCGGCGTCCCAACACCGGTCCTCACCTGGAAGAAG GTCGTCGGTGTGAGGAAGAAGATGGAGCTTCTTCCCGGAGACAGAGACAACCTGGCCATCCAGACGAGAGGCGGGCCCGAGAAACACGAAGTGACCGGCTGGGTGCTG ATCTCTCCTCTGACCAAAGAAGAGGAAGGGTCGTACGAGTGTCACGCCGCCAACGCCAGAGGAGAGGCGTCCGCGGTTGGAGCGATTCATCTCGTCGAGTCCATCGACGACATCGTCCGGACAG ttttcacacttgggacagaaagcagacgcatcccagaagacctgagactCCTGGATGGTTGA
- the igfbp7 gene encoding insulin-like growth factor-binding protein 7 isoform X1, with protein MIYKIILSKYYKYCNYYYSFCLTSIFIILVLYSYSFLFFIFIFINIFIHFNYYDDDDDVDAMCVPALGLVCKEESALKPPPRSQRTEQKERDSNTVGLSVRIIMRSVTVLLSLLVLVLVSVPVGGAPGCGPCDKAQCAALPEGGCGGGGVLLDACGCCSLCATVEGEPCGGRRATALRRCGAGLECVRGGADKKKASGVCVCKSDYQVCGSDGSTYSSGCSLKAASLAAQGQGKEPISLKNKGRCASAPVIVTPPGQVYNVSGSQVYLSCEAVGVPTPVLTWKKVVGVRKKMELLPGDRDNLAIQTRGGPEKHEVTGWVLISPLTKEEEGSYECHAANARGEASAVGAIHLVESIDDIVRTVFTLGTESRRIPEDLRLLDG; from the exons atgatatataagATCATTTTAtctaaatattataaatattgcaattattactattctttttgtttaacaagtatttttattattttagttttgtattcttattcatttttgttttttatattcatttttattaatattttcattcattttaattattatgatgatgatgatgatgttgacgCAATGTGTGTTCCCGCCCTGGGTTTGGTCTGTAAGGAGGAGTCGGCTCTAAAGCCTCCCCCCCGCTCTcagagaacagaacagaaggagagagacagcaaCACGGTAGGactgtctgt GAGAATCATCATGAGGTCTGTAACGGTCTTGCTGTCTCTATTGGTGCTGGTCCTGGTGTCGGTCCCGGTGGGGGGGGCGCCGGGTTGCGGCCCTTGTGATAAGGCCCAGTGTGCGGCCCTGCCAGAAGGGgggtgtggaggaggaggggtccTGCTGGACGCATGTGGCTGCTGCTCGCTTTGCGCCACTGTTGAGGGCGAACCATGCGGCGGCCGCCGTGCTACCGCGCTCCGCCGCTGCGGTGCCGGGCTGGAATGCGTGAGAGGCGGCGCAGACAAGAAGAAGGCGAGCGGGGTCTGCGTCTGCAAGAGCGACTACCAGGTGTGCGGCTCCGACGGGTCCACCTACAGCAGCGGCTGCAGCCTGAAGGCAGCCAGCCTGGCAGCCCAGGGCCAGGGCAAAGAACCCATCAGTCTGAAGAATAAGGGACGCTGCGcctcag ccccAGTGATCGTCACCCCCCCTGGTCAGGTGTACAATGTGAGCGGCTCTCAGGTGTATCTCAGCTGTGAGGCGGTCGGCGTCCCAACACCGGTCCTCACCTGGAAGAAG GTCGTCGGTGTGAGGAAGAAGATGGAGCTTCTTCCCGGAGACAGAGACAACCTGGCCATCCAGACGAGAGGCGGGCCCGAGAAACACGAAGTGACCGGCTGGGTGCTG ATCTCTCCTCTGACCAAAGAAGAGGAAGGGTCGTACGAGTGTCACGCCGCCAACGCCAGAGGAGAGGCGTCCGCGGTTGGAGCGATTCATCTCGTCGAGTCCATCGACGACATCGTCCGGACAG ttttcacacttgggacagaaagcagacgcatcccagaagacctgagactCCTGGATGGTTGA
- the igfbp7 gene encoding insulin-like growth factor-binding protein 7 isoform X2, which translates to MIYKIILSKYYKYCNYYYSFCLTSIFIILVLYSYSFLFFIFIFINIFIHFNYYDDDDDVDAMCVPALGLVCKEESALKPPPRSQRTEQKERDSNTVGLSVRIIMRSVTVLLSLLVLVLVSVPVGGAPGCGPCDKAQCAALPEGGCGGGGVLLDACGCCSLCATVEGEPCGGRRATALRRCGAGLECVRGGADKKKASGVCVCKSDYQVCGSDGSTYSSGCSLKAASLAAQGQGKEPISLKNKGRCASAPVIVTPPGQVYNVSGSQVYLSCEAVGVPTPVLTWKKVVGVRKKMELLPGDRDNLAIQTRGGPEKHEVTGWVLISPLTKEEEGSYECHAANARGEASAVGAIHLVESIDDIVRTVTKEDEL; encoded by the exons atgatatataagATCATTTTAtctaaatattataaatattgcaattattactattctttttgtttaacaagtatttttattattttagttttgtattcttattcatttttgttttttatattcatttttattaatattttcattcattttaattattatgatgatgatgatgatgttgacgCAATGTGTGTTCCCGCCCTGGGTTTGGTCTGTAAGGAGGAGTCGGCTCTAAAGCCTCCCCCCCGCTCTcagagaacagaacagaaggagagagacagcaaCACGGTAGGactgtctgt GAGAATCATCATGAGGTCTGTAACGGTCTTGCTGTCTCTATTGGTGCTGGTCCTGGTGTCGGTCCCGGTGGGGGGGGCGCCGGGTTGCGGCCCTTGTGATAAGGCCCAGTGTGCGGCCCTGCCAGAAGGGgggtgtggaggaggaggggtccTGCTGGACGCATGTGGCTGCTGCTCGCTTTGCGCCACTGTTGAGGGCGAACCATGCGGCGGCCGCCGTGCTACCGCGCTCCGCCGCTGCGGTGCCGGGCTGGAATGCGTGAGAGGCGGCGCAGACAAGAAGAAGGCGAGCGGGGTCTGCGTCTGCAAGAGCGACTACCAGGTGTGCGGCTCCGACGGGTCCACCTACAGCAGCGGCTGCAGCCTGAAGGCAGCCAGCCTGGCAGCCCAGGGCCAGGGCAAAGAACCCATCAGTCTGAAGAATAAGGGACGCTGCGcctcag ccccAGTGATCGTCACCCCCCCTGGTCAGGTGTACAATGTGAGCGGCTCTCAGGTGTATCTCAGCTGTGAGGCGGTCGGCGTCCCAACACCGGTCCTCACCTGGAAGAAG GTCGTCGGTGTGAGGAAGAAGATGGAGCTTCTTCCCGGAGACAGAGACAACCTGGCCATCCAGACGAGAGGCGGGCCCGAGAAACACGAAGTGACCGGCTGGGTGCTG ATCTCTCCTCTGACCAAAGAAGAGGAAGGGTCGTACGAGTGTCACGCCGCCAACGCCAGAGGAGAGGCGTCCGCGGTTGGAGCGATTCATCTCGTCGAGTCCATCGACGACATCGTCCGGACAG TGACCAAGGAGGACGAGCTGTGA
- the igfbp7 gene encoding insulin-like growth factor-binding protein 7 isoform X4: protein MRSVTVLLSLLVLVLVSVPVGGAPGCGPCDKAQCAALPEGGCGGGGVLLDACGCCSLCATVEGEPCGGRRATALRRCGAGLECVRGGADKKKASGVCVCKSDYQVCGSDGSTYSSGCSLKAASLAAQGQGKEPISLKNKGRCASAPVIVTPPGQVYNVSGSQVYLSCEAVGVPTPVLTWKKVVGVRKKMELLPGDRDNLAIQTRGGPEKHEVTGWVLISPLTKEEEGSYECHAANARGEASAVGAIHLVESIDDIVRTVFTLGTESRRIPEDLRLLDG from the exons ATGAGGTCTGTAACGGTCTTGCTGTCTCTATTGGTGCTGGTCCTGGTGTCGGTCCCGGTGGGGGGGGCGCCGGGTTGCGGCCCTTGTGATAAGGCCCAGTGTGCGGCCCTGCCAGAAGGGgggtgtggaggaggaggggtccTGCTGGACGCATGTGGCTGCTGCTCGCTTTGCGCCACTGTTGAGGGCGAACCATGCGGCGGCCGCCGTGCTACCGCGCTCCGCCGCTGCGGTGCCGGGCTGGAATGCGTGAGAGGCGGCGCAGACAAGAAGAAGGCGAGCGGGGTCTGCGTCTGCAAGAGCGACTACCAGGTGTGCGGCTCCGACGGGTCCACCTACAGCAGCGGCTGCAGCCTGAAGGCAGCCAGCCTGGCAGCCCAGGGCCAGGGCAAAGAACCCATCAGTCTGAAGAATAAGGGACGCTGCGcctcag ccccAGTGATCGTCACCCCCCCTGGTCAGGTGTACAATGTGAGCGGCTCTCAGGTGTATCTCAGCTGTGAGGCGGTCGGCGTCCCAACACCGGTCCTCACCTGGAAGAAG GTCGTCGGTGTGAGGAAGAAGATGGAGCTTCTTCCCGGAGACAGAGACAACCTGGCCATCCAGACGAGAGGCGGGCCCGAGAAACACGAAGTGACCGGCTGGGTGCTG ATCTCTCCTCTGACCAAAGAAGAGGAAGGGTCGTACGAGTGTCACGCCGCCAACGCCAGAGGAGAGGCGTCCGCGGTTGGAGCGATTCATCTCGTCGAGTCCATCGACGACATCGTCCGGACAG ttttcacacttgggacagaaagcagacgcatcccagaagacctgagactCCTGGATGGTTGA